The following proteins are co-located in the Cetobacterium sp. NK01 genome:
- the rsgA gene encoding ribosome small subunit-dependent GTPase A translates to MNILENYGLKNIYIEEAKNYPKLKLARVIAQYKGLYKIITECNEKLAEISGKFRYEATESIEFPAVGDYVMVSFDENDSKAIIHKILTRKTTFSRTAVGISDQVQIIATNIDIVFICMSLNENYNLNRLERYLSITWDSGAVPVIVLTKSDLSKNLLKCIQEVEEISAFSDIIVTTFKEDNIDKFKKYLKKDITTAFIGSSGVGKSTLINEILGENRLETKSISKGDKGKHTTTGREMFVSPFGGVIIDTPGMREIGIQSADVSKYFLEMEDLVNQCKFNNCSHTDEPGCAVKKALINGLIDERRIENYFKLKRESSYDGLTSKELEQQKLNQMFKEVGGVKKARKFIKDRQKRK, encoded by the coding sequence TTGAATATATTAGAAAATTATGGTTTAAAAAATATTTATATTGAGGAAGCTAAAAACTATCCTAAGCTTAAATTAGCTAGAGTCATAGCTCAATATAAAGGTTTATATAAAATTATTACTGAATGTAATGAAAAATTAGCTGAAATATCTGGGAAGTTTAGATATGAAGCTACAGAATCGATTGAATTTCCTGCAGTTGGAGATTATGTGATGGTTTCATTTGATGAAAATGATTCTAAAGCTATTATACATAAAATTTTAACAAGAAAAACTACTTTTTCTCGAACGGCAGTTGGAATAAGTGATCAAGTTCAAATTATTGCAACTAATATTGATATTGTTTTTATTTGTATGTCTTTAAATGAAAATTATAATTTAAATAGACTAGAAAGATATCTTTCTATAACTTGGGACAGTGGTGCAGTTCCTGTTATTGTTTTAACAAAGTCTGATCTTTCTAAAAATTTGCTTAAGTGTATACAAGAAGTTGAAGAAATATCAGCTTTTTCAGATATTATTGTTACAACATTTAAAGAAGATAACATTGATAAATTTAAAAAATATTTAAAAAAAGATATAACTACAGCTTTTATTGGCTCTTCAGGAGTTGGAAAATCAACTTTAATTAATGAAATTTTAGGAGAAAATCGACTAGAAACAAAGAGTATTAGTAAAGGAGATAAAGGTAAGCATACTACAACAGGGCGTGAAATGTTTGTTTCACCTTTTGGTGGAGTCATAATTGATACCCCTGGAATGAGAGAGATTGGAATTCAAAGTGCTGATGTATCTAAGTATTTTTTAGAGATGGAAGATTTAGTGAATCAATGTAAATTTAATAACTGTTCTCACACTGATGAACCAGGTTGTGCTGTGAAAAAAGCATTGATAAATGGCCTTATAGATGAAAGAAGAATTGAAAACTACTTTAAGCTAAAAAGAGAAAGTTCATACGATGGACTAACTAGTAAAGAGTTAGAACAACAAAAATTAAATCAAATGTTTAAAGAAGTTGGTGGAGTGAAAAAGGCTAGAAAATTTATAAAAGACAGACAAAAAAGAAAATAA
- a CDS encoding GNAT family N-acetyltransferase, translating to MSYKIEMLFVSDDFRGKGIGKQLINFAISSLNVKYVDVNEQNPQGTAFYEHIGFSIFKRSEFDDHGNPYPILHLKLNK from the coding sequence ATGAGCTATAAAATAGAAATGCTTTTTGTAAGTGATGATTTTCGTGGAAAAGGGATTGGTAAGCAACTTATTAATTTTGCAATTTCTAGTCTCAACGTAAAATATGTAGATGTTAATGAACAAAATCCACAAGGAACTGCTTTTTATGAGCATATAGGTTTTAGCATATTCAAAAGATCTGAATTTGATGACCATGGTAATCCTTACCCAATCTTACATCTGAAATTAAATAAGTAA
- a CDS encoding bifunctional metallophosphatase/5'-nucleotidase: MRLKNVMLIGTLTTSFLLAKEVDIKIISSSDVHGRIIPWEYSGDSYVSGSFSQIDTYVSKEKENNSNVILVDVGDAIQDNSVEKFSKVFPNPVAKVMNVMDYDIFVPGNHEFNFGLDVLSKYTQDFKGKSLASNLFYKKDGKEFLEGSTIMEKDGIKVGFIGVTTPLITKFEADTGNVKDLEVMDSIPAIKAQVEKLKGKVDAIVLVAHMGYDNENGVPGSGVKDIANAIPEIDVILSGHAHKEISSVVENGVVITAPYKYGQDLSIVDLKFDTNKKSKLVSKEAKTVSLKGVENSERVDKIYAPYHEKLREEANIVIGKATNPLVPKDKVKGIPSIYVEDTGLATFLHNVMLNYSDAQVVALSLDRDDSKWDAGEVKKKDIAYNYRYTGGEITVYEFTGKDLKNYMEWSAEYFNTLKPGDLTISFDLDKRSFKYSLYDQFGGAQYKIDLREEKGNRIKDLKLMNGTPITDDMKVKVGMNSYRFDMLAKKGGIFENRNIPILWDSKTAYGKTEGTIQQLSMKYVQEKKVIDGLPDNNWEIIGLPGDKNQAIAVELINEGKITLPKEGRATNIRSITVEDIKNK; encoded by the coding sequence ATGAGATTGAAAAATGTGATGCTAATAGGAACTTTAACAACATCGTTTTTATTAGCTAAAGAGGTGGATATAAAAATAATATCTAGCTCAGATGTACATGGAAGAATTATTCCTTGGGAGTATTCTGGAGATTCATATGTTTCTGGAAGTTTTAGTCAAATAGATACTTATGTATCAAAAGAAAAAGAAAATAATAGCAACGTTATCTTAGTTGATGTTGGTGATGCAATTCAAGATAACTCTGTTGAAAAGTTTTCAAAAGTTTTTCCAAATCCAGTGGCAAAAGTTATGAATGTAATGGATTATGATATATTTGTTCCAGGAAATCATGAGTTTAACTTTGGATTAGATGTTTTATCAAAGTACACACAGGATTTTAAAGGAAAATCTTTAGCATCAAATCTTTTTTATAAAAAAGATGGAAAAGAGTTTCTAGAAGGTTCTACAATAATGGAAAAAGATGGAATTAAAGTTGGATTTATTGGTGTAACAACTCCTCTTATTACAAAGTTTGAAGCAGATACAGGAAATGTAAAAGATTTAGAGGTTATGGATTCAATTCCAGCTATAAAAGCACAGGTTGAAAAATTAAAAGGAAAAGTGGATGCTATAGTTTTAGTTGCTCATATGGGATATGATAATGAAAATGGAGTTCCTGGAAGTGGAGTAAAGGATATAGCAAATGCAATTCCAGAAATAGATGTTATTTTATCAGGACATGCACATAAAGAGATTTCAAGTGTAGTTGAAAATGGTGTGGTAATAACAGCACCTTATAAATATGGACAAGACTTATCAATAGTTGATTTAAAGTTTGACACTAATAAAAAATCAAAACTTGTATCAAAAGAGGCTAAAACTGTTTCTTTAAAAGGTGTTGAAAATAGTGAAAGAGTAGATAAGATATACGCTCCTTATCATGAAAAGTTAAGAGAGGAAGCTAATATAGTTATAGGAAAAGCAACTAATCCTCTTGTACCAAAGGATAAGGTAAAAGGAATTCCAAGTATCTATGTTGAGGATACAGGACTTGCTACTTTTTTACATAATGTTATGTTAAATTATAGTGATGCACAAGTTGTTGCACTTTCTTTAGATAGAGACGATTCTAAATGGGATGCAGGAGAGGTGAAGAAAAAAGATATTGCTTATAACTATCGTTATACAGGTGGAGAGATTACTGTATATGAATTCACAGGGAAAGACCTAAAAAATTATATGGAGTGGTCAGCTGAATATTTTAATACTTTAAAACCTGGAGATTTAACAATAAGTTTTGATTTAGATAAAAGATCTTTTAAATATAGCTTATATGATCAATTTGGCGGAGCACAATATAAGATTGATTTAAGAGAGGAAAAAGGAAATAGAATAAAAGATTTAAAACTTATGAACGGAACTCCAATAACAGATGATATGAAAGTTAAAGTTGGAATGAATTCATATAGATTCGATATGTTAGCTAAAAAAGGTGGAATATTTGAAAATAGAAATATACCTATTTTATGGGATTCTAAAACCGCTTATGGAAAAACAGAGGGGACTATTCAACAACTATCTATGAAATATGTCCAAGAGAAAAAGGTAATTGATGGACTGCCAGACAATAACTGGGAAATAATAGGATTACCAGGAGATAAAAATCAAGCTATAGCAGTTGAACTTATAAATGAAGGAAAAATAACTCTACCAAAAGAGGGAAGAGCTACAAATATAAGATCAATAACTGTTGAGGATATAAAAAATAAATAA
- a CDS encoding bifunctional metallophosphatase/5'-nucleotidase, whose translation MKKLLLSFLLISSLVAAQEKATLLYFNDSHVIYPVVDKHGERGGVARTKTLVDSVKKENKNTVVLQGGDLGGGVLFGAVYHGFPMIEAFNKMPIDISNFGQHEFDFGVTEARNLVNKSKFQWISSNLKESSGKPFNNSKEYIVKKIGDFKVGFLGTTDGMETTIQTTEIYQEDIIKSIGENLEKLKKEKVDFIVLLTQSEPELNIEILEKYPEINAVLAEEKSEKYNFVTYVGEKPIVSPQGNMGSIVKIDIFKNKDGKIKQSLEFLPVDSSVPSDKEMLKLEEFYKEKLDRDLGTVIAKNNVKLDSGFGENHHARYEESNVGNLIADAYKNHFDTEIAFMNGGGIRANIESGDFRLRDAISILPFSNKVGAFKYSGKTIVEALEHGVSSVDKKAGRFLQVSGMEYSYNPKNEVGSRVSSVTINGKPIQLETIYTVALPLYIKNGGDGFQMLKNTVGVVEIDSEKNIDSDIFIDYVKKIKVLNPKLEGRIVVK comes from the coding sequence TTGAAAAAATTATTACTTAGTTTTTTACTTATTTCGTCATTGGTTGCTGCTCAAGAAAAGGCGACGCTACTATATTTTAATGACTCTCATGTGATTTATCCAGTTGTAGATAAACATGGTGAGAGAGGAGGAGTTGCTAGAACTAAAACTTTAGTTGACTCTGTAAAAAAAGAAAATAAAAACACTGTAGTTCTTCAAGGTGGAGATTTAGGAGGGGGAGTTTTGTTTGGAGCTGTTTATCATGGATTTCCAATGATCGAAGCTTTTAATAAAATGCCAATAGATATTTCAAATTTCGGCCAACATGAGTTTGATTTTGGAGTAACTGAAGCTAGAAACTTAGTTAATAAATCTAAGTTTCAATGGATAAGCAGTAACTTAAAGGAGAGTTCAGGAAAGCCTTTTAATAATTCTAAAGAGTATATTGTAAAAAAGATAGGAGACTTTAAAGTTGGTTTTTTAGGAACTACTGATGGAATGGAGACAACAATTCAAACAACTGAAATTTATCAAGAGGATATAATCAAAAGTATTGGAGAAAATTTAGAAAAACTAAAAAAAGAAAAAGTTGATTTCATAGTTCTTTTAACTCAATCAGAACCAGAGCTTAATATAGAGATTTTAGAAAAATATCCAGAAATAAATGCAGTATTAGCAGAAGAAAAATCTGAAAAATATAATTTTGTGACATATGTAGGAGAAAAGCCAATTGTTTCTCCACAAGGAAATATGGGATCTATTGTAAAAATTGATATATTTAAAAATAAAGATGGAAAAATAAAACAAAGTTTAGAATTTTTACCAGTGGATAGCTCTGTTCCTTCAGATAAGGAGATGTTAAAATTAGAAGAGTTTTATAAAGAGAAATTAGATAGAGACCTAGGAACTGTTATTGCAAAAAACAATGTAAAACTAGATTCAGGGTTTGGAGAGAATCATCACGCTAGATATGAGGAAAGCAATGTAGGAAATCTAATAGCAGATGCTTATAAAAATCACTTTGATACAGAGATTGCATTTATGAATGGTGGAGGAATTAGAGCAAATATAGAATCTGGAGATTTTAGATTAAGAGATGCAATATCAATTCTTCCATTTTCAAATAAAGTTGGTGCTTTTAAATATAGTGGAAAAACTATAGTAGAAGCATTGGAGCATGGAGTTAGTAGTGTGGATAAGAAAGCTGGAAGATTTTTACAGGTTTCAGGAATGGAGTATAGTTATAATCCAAAAAATGAAGTGGGATCAAGAGTAAGTAGTGTTACTATAAATGGTAAACCTATTCAATTAGAAACTATCTATACAGTGGCTCTTCCTTTATACATCAAAAATGGTGGAGATGGATTCCAAATGTTAAAAAATACTGTAGGAGTAGTAGAAATAGATTCAGAAAAAAATATTGATTCAGATATTTTTATTGATTATGTGAAAAAAATAAAGGTATTAAATCCTAAATTAGAGGGAAGAATAGTTGTAAAATAA
- a CDS encoding TSCPD domain-containing protein produces the protein MRRDLFLLAGVLMASTFANAEVKKDVKFTEVPYGACSKEMSVEVKDGKIVSFSAVRGCPGNLNAISKLLPGMEVEKVIALLDDNECSGAPIKGLSSCMDNLAEMLKYHVNGEGDGHVAELRKKQRAQKIAFSYNGHVCSGCGLCDARFS, from the coding sequence ATGAGAAGAGATCTATTTTTATTAGCTGGAGTTTTAATGGCAAGTACTTTTGCTAATGCAGAAGTAAAAAAAGATGTTAAGTTTACAGAGGTACCTTATGGAGCTTGCTCTAAAGAGATGAGTGTAGAGGTTAAAGATGGAAAAATAGTATCATTTTCAGCAGTAAGGGGATGTCCAGGAAATTTAAATGCAATTTCTAAATTACTTCCTGGAATGGAGGTAGAAAAAGTTATTGCGCTTTTAGATGACAACGAATGCTCTGGAGCTCCAATAAAAGGGTTATCTTCATGCATGGACAACTTAGCTGAAATGTTAAAGTATCATGTTAATGGAGAGGGAGATGGACACGTTGCAGAGTTAAGAAAGAAGCAGAGAGCACAAAAAATTGCATTCTCTTACAATGGACATGTTTGCTCAGGATGTGGACTGTGTGATGCTCGTTTTTCATAA
- a CDS encoding BCCT family transporter: protein MSVNKRGDILSNNNRANFFSKFLLKENLIFYISFFIIFTILSIIGLNKSQFEKITKVLLNSIITNFGFLYLIIVLLIALVCLYLCCSSYGDIRLGKDDSKPEYSNMSWFSMLFSAGMGVGLVFFGVAEPMTHFVNPIGGIESGSKSAIDFAFNTSFFHWGIHPWAIYSFLALGMAYFQFRKDEKGLISSLFSPILKGKKYEKQCKMIIDVIAILATITGVATTLGFGALQINSGLNYLFNIPNNIASQIIIIGVVTVIFVYSALGSLDKGIKTLSNLNVFISFLLLLIVIILGPTIGIFNVFSESLGNYLNNFLKISLRTNSFGDKTWLSSWTIFYWSNWVAWTPFVGTFIARISKGRTIREFIIGVVVIPSLVSFIWFSAFGTLGISLGKEFAKIAIEHTETALFLVFGEYPFGNLMSGVAIVLLASFFITSADSATYVLGMMSSDGDLNPPKYKKLIWGVFQSLLAIALISAGGLDMLKTASIIIAFPLLILFPIMIFSLFYSLKRDSFIKKRIKLKNEIKKMSLEEIGYLSDTLKEINMR from the coding sequence ATGAGTGTGAACAAAAGAGGAGATATTTTATCAAATAACAACAGAGCAAATTTTTTTAGTAAATTTTTATTGAAAGAAAATCTAATTTTCTACATTTCATTTTTTATCATTTTTACAATTCTATCAATTATTGGGTTAAATAAATCTCAGTTTGAAAAGATAACAAAAGTATTATTAAATTCCATAATAACAAATTTTGGATTTTTATATTTAATAATAGTATTGTTAATAGCTTTAGTTTGTTTATATCTTTGTTGTAGTAGTTATGGAGATATTCGATTAGGAAAGGATGATTCAAAACCAGAATATTCAAATATGTCTTGGTTTTCAATGCTTTTTTCAGCTGGAATGGGAGTAGGGCTAGTATTCTTTGGAGTAGCAGAACCTATGACTCATTTTGTAAATCCAATAGGTGGAATAGAAAGTGGTTCGAAATCAGCAATAGATTTCGCCTTTAATACTTCGTTTTTTCATTGGGGAATACATCCGTGGGCAATATATAGTTTTTTAGCTTTAGGAATGGCATATTTTCAATTTAGAAAAGATGAGAAAGGACTAATTAGCTCTTTGTTTTCTCCTATTTTAAAAGGAAAGAAATATGAAAAACAATGTAAAATGATAATAGATGTAATTGCGATTTTAGCAACTATAACAGGAGTAGCTACAACACTTGGATTTGGGGCACTGCAAATAAATAGTGGTCTTAATTATTTATTTAATATTCCAAATAATATAGCTAGTCAAATTATAATAATAGGAGTTGTAACAGTTATTTTTGTATACTCTGCATTGGGATCACTAGATAAAGGAATAAAAACCTTGTCAAATTTAAATGTTTTTATATCATTTCTGTTACTATTAATTGTAATTATTTTAGGTCCAACAATAGGTATTTTTAATGTTTTTTCAGAAAGTTTAGGAAACTATTTAAATAATTTTTTAAAGATAAGTTTAAGAACAAATAGTTTTGGAGATAAAACATGGTTATCTTCGTGGACAATTTTTTATTGGTCTAACTGGGTTGCTTGGACACCATTTGTGGGAACATTTATAGCTAGAATATCTAAAGGTCGTACTATAAGAGAGTTTATTATAGGAGTTGTAGTTATACCATCTCTAGTTTCTTTTATCTGGTTTTCAGCTTTTGGAACATTAGGAATATCTTTGGGAAAAGAGTTTGCAAAAATAGCTATAGAACATACTGAAACAGCCTTATTCTTAGTTTTTGGAGAATATCCTTTTGGAAATTTAATGAGCGGGGTAGCAATTGTTTTATTAGCTTCATTTTTTATAACTTCAGCAGACTCAGCTACATATGTTTTAGGAATGATGAGCTCAGATGGAGATTTAAATCCTCCAAAATATAAAAAATTAATATGGGGAGTTTTTCAATCTCTTTTGGCAATAGCTCTTATATCTGCTGGAGGATTAGATATGTTGAAGACAGCGTCTATAATAATAGCATTTCCACTTTTAATTTTATTTCCAATAATGATTTTTTCTCTTTTTTATTCTCTAAAAAGAGATAGTTTTATAAAAAAGCGTATAAAATTAAAAAATGAAATAAAAAAGATGTCTTTAGAGGAGATTGGTTATCTTTCAGATACCTTAAAAGAGATAAATATGAGATAA
- a CDS encoding LacI family DNA-binding transcriptional regulator, with product MKLKEIAKSANTSVSTVSRVLNNKTGVGKEKRDLIEKLLIESGFYNNSYKIANDIKRIAVIVSDLKNPFFSEIVKKITEESRKESYQVLIFDTDENFQNEIESIDSIIKSNILGVIMCPSGGSNSEKNLKKLEDYSIPFVLFDRELDFYHDGVFLDDFKAGFLATEALIKENHSNIGILVGKLKHKNMYNRFLGYCHALKVYNIEFNNNFIYEIDLEVQDGYNVAKDICSKNSNLSAIFSCSNLITLGFIKYQNEVNKKNKISIIGFDNPDYFDILNLNISSITRSISEIGLISAKMLFKKLKNNTEHTQKIIINPILKLKGSEKIKN from the coding sequence ATGAAATTAAAAGAAATTGCTAAAAGTGCAAACACCTCTGTTTCAACAGTATCTAGAGTTTTAAATAATAAAACAGGTGTAGGAAAAGAAAAACGAGATTTAATTGAAAAACTTTTAATAGAGTCTGGATTTTATAATAACTCTTATAAAATAGCTAATGATATAAAAAGAATTGCTGTTATTGTCTCAGATTTGAAAAATCCTTTTTTTTCTGAAATTGTAAAAAAGATAACTGAAGAGTCAAGAAAAGAGTCCTATCAAGTATTAATTTTTGATACAGATGAAAACTTTCAAAATGAAATAGAATCAATTGATTCTATAATTAAATCAAATATTCTAGGTGTTATAATGTGTCCTTCTGGTGGTAGTAACTCTGAAAAAAATTTAAAAAAACTAGAAGACTATTCTATCCCCTTTGTTTTATTTGATCGAGAGCTCGATTTTTATCATGATGGAGTTTTTTTAGATGATTTTAAAGCAGGTTTTCTCGCAACAGAAGCTTTAATAAAAGAGAATCATAGTAATATCGGAATTTTAGTTGGAAAATTGAAACATAAAAATATGTATAATAGATTTCTTGGTTATTGTCACGCTCTAAAAGTTTATAATATTGAATTTAATAATAATTTTATTTATGAAATCGACTTAGAAGTTCAAGATGGTTACAATGTTGCAAAGGATATTTGTTCAAAAAACTCCAATCTATCAGCTATTTTTTCCTGTAGCAATCTTATTACACTTGGTTTTATAAAATACCAAAATGAAGTTAATAAAAAAAATAAAATTTCTATCATCGGATTTGATAATCCAGATTATTTTGATATATTAAATTTAAATATAAGCTCTATTACTAGATCTATTTCTGAAATAGGATTGATTTCTGCAAAAATGTTATTTAAAAAATTAAAAAATAATACAGAGCATACTCAAAAAATTATTATAAATCCTATTTTAAAATTAAAAGGCTCTGAAAAAATAAAAAATTAA
- a CDS encoding L-fuculose-phosphate aldolase, which yields MKIEHIREKIIATSLKMLSDQLTNGTAGNISIYDRSENLIAITPSGIPYSLLKPEDVSVVDLDGNLIEGKTPSSELEMHLMLYRNRNNINAVIHGHTKYSTAIACLRKNLPAIDYMIAVTGDKEVRCANYASYGTKELAENCFNTMRNSRACLLANHGITTAGEDIEIAYNVLTQVEYISSLYLLSSSVGEPVIIEDEEIYNMIERFKDYGKKIK from the coding sequence TTGAAAATTGAGCATATTAGAGAAAAAATTATTGCAACATCGCTGAAAATGTTGAGTGATCAACTTACAAATGGAACAGCAGGAAATATTAGTATCTACGATAGAAGTGAAAATTTAATCGCAATAACTCCTTCAGGAATTCCATATTCACTTTTAAAACCTGAAGATGTATCAGTTGTTGATTTAGATGGAAATTTAATAGAAGGAAAAACACCAAGTAGTGAGTTAGAGATGCATTTAATGCTCTATAGAAATCGAAATAATATAAATGCAGTGATACATGGTCACACTAAATATTCAACAGCCATAGCATGTTTAAGAAAAAACTTACCTGCAATAGATTATATGATAGCAGTTACTGGTGACAAAGAAGTTAGATGTGCTAATTATGCAAGTTATGGAACAAAAGAACTAGCTGAAAATTGTTTTAATACTATGAGAAATTCAAGAGCGTGTCTATTAGCTAACCATGGAATAACAACAGCAGGAGAGGATATTGAAATAGCTTATAATGTTTTAACTCAAGTAGAATATATTTCAAGTTTGTATCTATTATCTTCATCTGTTGGAGAGCCAGTAATTATAGAAGATGAAGAAATATATAATATGATAGAAAGATTCAAAGATTATGGTAAAAAAATAAAATAG
- a CDS encoding rhamnulokinase — protein sequence MKSVLCLDLGASSGRAIIVTNNNNCLELNEVHRFPTKTLNKNGKIYWDLPYILNEIKIGIKKALKENANIRSLGIDTWGCDYGWLDENGQFFRNPRSYRTSIPQKVIDEVHNKISLEEHYNICGNGHFAFNSIYQLYHDIKYENILENGAKEFLFMPNLILYYLTGEKVWEYTIASTSGLLNAENRDWSKTIFQKLELPSTIKGELTHPGTTSYFLKDEILKELDISQNIPIVCVPGHDSACAVIGANLDNNSAYLINGTWSLLGVELSKTITDLVGLKKGLVNEGSLEKKIRFMSMTIGTLPLQSLRNQWKKENEDIDFKDFSNLAKNSILDNHIEITEEFLNTTDIENLIKDKYFKKYHSVINSKEDILRIIYNSLGNNYRESLELIKTLSNKEINNVVLLGGGNQDSFLIEIIKKSFDCSITIGPIEASVTGNALAQFKSL from the coding sequence ATGAAATCCGTTTTATGTTTAGATTTAGGTGCTTCTAGTGGAAGAGCAATTATTGTTACAAATAATAATAATTGCTTAGAATTAAATGAAGTTCATAGATTTCCAACAAAAACTTTAAATAAAAATGGAAAAATTTATTGGGATTTGCCCTATATTTTAAATGAAATTAAAATAGGAATAAAAAAAGCACTTAAAGAAAATGCAAACATTCGATCTTTAGGGATAGATACTTGGGGATGTGATTATGGATGGTTGGATGAAAATGGTCAATTTTTTAGAAATCCAAGATCATATAGAACTTCTATACCACAAAAAGTAATTGATGAGGTTCATAATAAAATATCATTGGAAGAACACTATAATATTTGTGGAAATGGTCATTTTGCATTTAATTCAATATATCAATTATATCATGATATAAAGTATGAAAATATATTAGAGAATGGTGCTAAAGAATTTTTATTTATGCCAAACTTAATTTTATATTATTTAACAGGAGAAAAAGTATGGGAATATACTATAGCTTCTACCTCTGGATTATTAAATGCTGAAAATCGAGATTGGTCTAAAACTATTTTCCAAAAGTTAGAACTTCCTTCAACTATTAAAGGTGAGCTGACTCATCCAGGGACTACATCTTATTTTTTAAAAGATGAAATTTTAAAAGAGTTAGATATATCTCAAAATATACCAATAGTTTGTGTTCCAGGTCATGATTCAGCTTGTGCAGTTATTGGAGCTAATTTAGATAACAATAGTGCATATTTGATAAATGGAACTTGGTCTCTTTTAGGAGTTGAGCTTTCTAAAACTATAACTGATTTAGTAGGGTTAAAAAAGGGATTGGTAAATGAAGGATCTTTAGAAAAAAAAATAAGATTTATGTCTATGACAATAGGAACGTTACCATTACAGTCTTTAAGAAATCAATGGAAAAAAGAAAATGAAGATATAGATTTCAAAGATTTTTCAAATCTAGCTAAAAATTCTATTTTGGATAATCATATTGAAATAACTGAAGAGTTTTTAAACACCACTGATATTGAAAATCTAATAAAAGATAAATATTTTAAAAAGTATCATTCTGTAATAAATTCTAAAGAAGATATTTTAAGAATAATCTATAACAGTTTAGGAAATAACTATAGAGAATCTTTAGAATTAATAAAAACGTTATCTAATAAAGAGATCAATAATGTTGTGCTTTTAGGAGGAGGTAATCAAGATAGTTTTTTAATAGAAATTATTAAAAAATCTTTTGATTGTTCCATTACAATAGGTCCAATTGAAGCTTCAGTTACAGGAAATGCTTTAGCACAATTTAAAAGTTTATAA